One genomic segment of Paenibacillus xylanexedens includes these proteins:
- a CDS encoding glycosyl hydrolase 53 family protein produces MFKNVRGFKISIMLAFVLLFTSIMLPAGQHASAAPSFAKGADISWVPGMEAQGYKWKDKNGVQRDIIDILKKDYQINSVRIRVFVNPSNDYGNGYMNKDRAAALAQRAKNAGMSVMLTLHYSDSWADPGQQTKPAAWKNYTFQQLMDAVWNHTREVMTAMQSKGVTPDWVQIGNETSNGMLWEDGKASTNMKNYAWLVNTGHNAVKSLSSGTKTIVHLAGGDDNALYVWNIGGLINNGANFDMIAMSLYPSASGWNTAVTNTVNNAKDMINRYGKEIIISEIGMDNNQAAAGKSFVAAMKNQIRNLPNGKGKGVFYWEPQATPGYNSGYGKGAWQSNMMPTVVMEGFID; encoded by the coding sequence ATGTTCAAAAATGTAAGGGGTTTCAAGATATCCATCATGTTGGCTTTTGTTTTGTTATTCACCTCCATCATGTTGCCCGCAGGTCAGCATGCTAGCGCAGCACCAAGTTTCGCCAAAGGAGCCGACATCAGTTGGGTTCCCGGAATGGAAGCTCAAGGCTACAAATGGAAAGATAAAAACGGCGTACAGCGCGACATCATTGATATTTTGAAAAAAGACTATCAAATCAACTCCGTTCGCATTCGGGTATTCGTTAATCCTTCGAATGATTATGGGAACGGTTACATGAATAAGGATCGTGCGGCTGCACTCGCACAACGTGCCAAGAATGCTGGCATGAGTGTAATGCTTACCCTGCACTACAGCGATTCCTGGGCAGACCCTGGTCAACAAACCAAACCAGCTGCCTGGAAAAACTATACGTTCCAACAGCTCATGGATGCGGTATGGAACCACACTCGTGAAGTTATGACGGCGATGCAAAGCAAAGGCGTTACCCCGGACTGGGTACAGATCGGTAATGAAACAAGCAACGGCATGTTATGGGAAGATGGTAAAGCATCCACCAACATGAAAAACTATGCGTGGCTGGTGAATACAGGCCATAACGCAGTGAAATCCCTGAGCAGCGGTACCAAAACCATTGTGCATCTGGCAGGTGGAGATGATAACGCCCTCTATGTATGGAACATTGGTGGTCTGATTAATAACGGAGCTAACTTTGACATGATTGCCATGTCTCTCTATCCTTCAGCTTCCGGCTGGAACACCGCTGTGACAAATACGGTAAACAACGCAAAGGATATGATCAACCGTTATGGCAAAGAGATCATCATCTCCGAAATTGGCATGGACAATAACCAGGCAGCCGCTGGTAAAAGTTTTGTTGCCGCGATGAAAAACCAAATCCGCAATCTGCCAAATGGCAAAGGTAAAGGTGTATTCTACTGGGAGCCTCAGGCTACACCAGGTTATAACAGTGGATATGGTAAGGGCGCTTGGCAGTCGAATATGATGCCAACTGTTGTCATGGAAGGATTTATTGACTAG